In a genomic window of Streptomyces sp. NBC_01231:
- a CDS encoding purine permease has protein sequence MASTAPVHPVDEVPPIRQLAVFGLQHVLAMYAGAVAVPLIVGGAMKLSPADLAYLITADLLVCGIATLIQCVGFWRFGVRLPIMQGCTFAAVSPMVLIGTTGGGLPAIYGSVIVAGLAIVLLAPVFGRLLRFFPPLVTGTVILIIGISLLPVAGNWVAGGAGAKDFGAPRNIALAAFVLAVVLGVQRFAPSFLSRIAVLIGIVVGLAVAVPFDFTDFGGVGDADWVGISTPFHFGAPTFEVSATISMLVVALVTMTETTGDLVAVGEMTGRKVEPRSLSDGLRADGLSTVLGGVFNTFPYTAYAQNVGLVGMTRVRSRWVVAAAGGILVLLGLLPKLGAVVAAVPAPVLGGAGLVMFGTVAASGLRTLAQVDFRGNHNLTVVAVSVAMGMLPVGVPTIYEKFPDWFQTVMNSGISAGCLTAIVLNLLFNHLPAKARSAPAADPAQSAA, from the coding sequence ATGGCATCGACCGCACCCGTGCATCCCGTCGACGAGGTCCCGCCCATACGGCAGTTGGCCGTTTTCGGCCTGCAGCACGTGCTCGCGATGTACGCGGGCGCGGTGGCCGTTCCGCTGATCGTCGGCGGCGCGATGAAGCTGTCGCCCGCGGACCTGGCATATCTGATCACCGCCGACCTCCTGGTGTGCGGGATCGCCACGCTCATCCAGTGCGTCGGGTTCTGGCGGTTCGGCGTGCGGCTGCCGATCATGCAGGGCTGCACGTTCGCGGCCGTGTCGCCGATGGTGCTGATCGGCACGACCGGGGGCGGCCTGCCCGCGATCTACGGCTCGGTGATCGTCGCGGGGCTCGCGATCGTGCTGCTCGCGCCGGTCTTCGGACGGTTGCTGCGGTTCTTCCCGCCGCTCGTCACCGGCACGGTGATCCTGATCATCGGCATCTCGCTGCTGCCGGTGGCGGGGAACTGGGTCGCGGGCGGCGCCGGGGCGAAGGACTTCGGGGCGCCGAGGAACATCGCGCTCGCGGCCTTCGTGCTCGCGGTGGTGCTGGGCGTGCAGCGGTTCGCGCCGTCGTTCCTGAGCCGGATCGCCGTGCTGATCGGCATCGTGGTGGGCCTGGCGGTGGCGGTGCCGTTCGACTTCACGGACTTCGGCGGGGTGGGCGACGCCGACTGGGTGGGGATCAGCACGCCGTTCCACTTCGGGGCGCCCACCTTCGAGGTGTCGGCGACCATCTCGATGCTGGTGGTGGCGCTGGTGACGATGACGGAGACGACCGGCGACCTCGTCGCGGTAGGCGAGATGACCGGCCGGAAGGTCGAGCCGCGCTCACTGTCGGACGGCCTGCGCGCCGACGGCCTGTCGACCGTCCTGGGCGGCGTCTTCAACACCTTCCCGTACACGGCGTACGCGCAGAACGTGGGCCTGGTCGGCATGACCCGCGTCCGTAGCCGCTGGGTCGTGGCCGCCGCGGGCGGCATCCTGGTCCTGCTGGGGCTGCTGCCGAAGCTGGGCGCGGTGGTCGCGGCCGTACCCGCGCCGGTGCTGGGCGGTGCGGGCCTGGTGATGTTCGGGACGGTGGCGGCGAGCGGCCTGAGGACACTGGCCCAGGTGGACTTCAGGGGCAACCACAACCTGACGGTGGTGGCCGTCTCGGTGGCGATGGGCATGTTGCCGGTGGGCGTGCCGACGATCTACGAGAAGTTCCCGGACTGGTTCCAGACGGTGATGAACAGCGGGATCAGCGCGGGCTGCCTGACGGCGATCGTGCTGAACCTCCTCTTCAACCACCTTCCGGCGAAGGCGCGTTCAGCCCCGGCGGCCGACCCGGCACAGTCAGCCGCCTAG
- a CDS encoding ArsR family transcriptional regulator: MTTPAVSSRDLPHPAREEIRLEAVLHALSDPMRLRIVRELAAERDELSCSYFDLPVTKSTTTHHFRVLREAGVIRQVYRGTAKMNGLRRGDLDDLFPGLVDALLGAATRQAARLGG, from the coding sequence GTGACCACCCCCGCCGTCAGCAGTCGCGACCTCCCGCACCCGGCGCGCGAGGAGATCCGGCTGGAAGCCGTGCTGCACGCCCTCTCCGACCCCATGCGGTTGCGGATCGTGCGAGAGCTCGCCGCCGAGCGCGACGAGCTCTCCTGTTCGTACTTCGACCTGCCCGTCACCAAGTCCACGACCACCCACCACTTCCGGGTGCTGCGCGAGGCCGGGGTGATCCGGCAGGTCTATCGGGGCACGGCCAAGATGAACGGACTGCGCCGAGGCGACCTGGACGACCTCTTCCCGGGACTTGTCGACGCCCTGCTCGGCGCCGCCACCCGGCAGGCCGCCCGCCTAGGCGGCTGA
- a CDS encoding DUF6214 family protein produces MSVWPAWEVREDGGVTSWFDVRLEFTDGAGVAALAAVSEGGVSIEDVRARPGLSLDDLAELADWVEGPLFEACGGGPGPATKAAGSRRARPAWPRGIEGRRLVAQEYRAAQLEGDDPVLAVMCATGHSRRKSLRLIAQARDAGLLTPRHTRC; encoded by the coding sequence GTGTCCGTGTGGCCCGCGTGGGAAGTGCGGGAGGACGGGGGCGTGACGTCGTGGTTCGACGTCCGGCTGGAGTTCACCGACGGCGCCGGGGTCGCCGCACTCGCCGCGGTGTCCGAAGGGGGCGTCTCGATCGAGGACGTCCGGGCCCGGCCGGGGCTGTCGCTCGACGACCTGGCCGAGCTCGCGGACTGGGTCGAGGGGCCTCTCTTCGAGGCCTGTGGTGGCGGGCCCGGGCCCGCCACGAAGGCGGCCGGGTCGCGTCGCGCCCGTCCCGCGTGGCCGCGTGGCATCGAGGGGCGTCGGCTGGTCGCGCAGGAGTACCGCGCGGCTCAGCTGGAGGGGGACGACCCCGTCCTCGCGGTGATGTGCGCGACCGGGCACAGCCGCCGCAAGTCCCTCAGGCTGATCGCGCAGGCGCGTGACGCCGGTCTGCTGACGCCACGTCACACGCGGTGCTGA
- a CDS encoding PHB depolymerase family esterase has product MPTTPRTTARRPLRSVLVALLGALVPLLAATVLTAPAATARPAKAAAALTEVTDFGTNPSNLQMYLYVPDNVTAHPAVVVAVHYCTGSGPAMYSGTEWASLADRYGFVVVYPSVTRASKCFDVSSPQALKRNGGSDPVGIKSMVDWVTRTYGADTSKIFATGISSGAMMTNVLLGDYPDVFAAGAAFAGVPFGCFATTNGSEWNSECANGTISHTPQEWGNLVRAAYTGYTGPRPRMQTWHGTEDDVLRYPNFGEQIKEWTNVLGVSQTPAATDSPVSGWTRTRYGSTGDRAAVEAISLQGVGHNLYGFGMAARALTFFGLDSSGPAPQPQPGGCRVTASTNAWSTGLTGSVTLTNTGTTSVNGWKLGFTLPSGQTITNGWGATYAPASGSVTATNAAYNGTIAPNASVTIGYQANHSGNSAAPTAFTLNGTACT; this is encoded by the coding sequence GTGCCCACCACCCCCCGCACCACCGCGCGCAGACCGCTGCGTTCGGTACTCGTGGCGCTCCTCGGAGCGCTCGTGCCGCTGCTCGCGGCCACCGTCCTCACCGCTCCGGCGGCCACGGCACGCCCCGCCAAGGCCGCCGCGGCCCTGACCGAGGTCACCGACTTCGGCACCAACCCCAGCAACCTCCAGATGTACCTGTACGTACCGGACAACGTCACCGCGCACCCGGCGGTCGTGGTCGCCGTCCACTACTGCACCGGCTCCGGGCCGGCCATGTACTCCGGCACCGAGTGGGCCTCGCTGGCCGACCGCTACGGATTCGTGGTCGTCTACCCCTCGGTCACCCGCGCCAGCAAGTGCTTCGACGTGTCATCGCCCCAGGCGCTCAAGCGCAACGGCGGCAGCGACCCCGTCGGCATCAAGTCCATGGTCGACTGGGTCACCCGCACCTACGGCGCCGACACGTCGAAGATCTTCGCCACCGGGATCTCCTCCGGCGCGATGATGACGAACGTCCTGCTGGGCGACTACCCCGACGTGTTCGCCGCGGGCGCCGCCTTCGCCGGCGTGCCGTTCGGCTGCTTCGCCACCACCAACGGTTCCGAGTGGAACAGCGAGTGCGCGAACGGCACGATCTCCCACACCCCGCAGGAGTGGGGCAACCTGGTCCGCGCCGCCTACACCGGCTACACCGGCCCCCGGCCGAGGATGCAGACATGGCACGGCACCGAGGACGACGTGCTGCGCTATCCCAACTTCGGGGAGCAGATCAAGGAATGGACGAACGTCCTCGGCGTCAGCCAGACCCCGGCCGCCACCGACTCGCCCGTCTCCGGCTGGACCCGCACCCGATACGGCTCCACCGGTGACCGTGCCGCCGTCGAGGCGATCAGCCTCCAGGGCGTGGGTCACAACCTCTACGGCTTCGGCATGGCCGCCCGCGCGCTCACCTTCTTCGGGCTCGACAGCTCGGGTCCCGCGCCCCAGCCCCAGCCGGGTGGCTGCAGGGTGACGGCGTCGACCAACGCCTGGAGCACCGGCCTCACCGGTTCGGTGACCCTGACCAACACCGGTACGACGTCGGTCAACGGCTGGAAACTCGGCTTCACCCTGCCCTCGGGCCAGACCATCACCAACGGCTGGGGCGCCACCTACGCCCCGGCGTCCGGGTCGGTCACGGCGACGAACGCCGCGTACAACGGGACGATCGCCCCGAACGCGAGCGTGACCATCGGCTATCAGGCGAACCATTCGGGCAACAGCGCGGCACCGACCGCGTTCACGCTGAACGGAACGGCCTGCACATGA
- a CDS encoding DUF305 domain-containing protein — translation MPLRRVSRAPLATTALVALAVLGLGACDSAPDPKPASATAPSVLVPGKPGEANRTMSAEDAQAQRVDDDTPNTADVGYARMMIEHHTQALEMTELAPKRAQSSKVKALAERIAAAQGPEISTMRGWLTEHGEDEKGGGHEHTVMPGMATEAQLKKLEAARGKAFDQLFLTLMITHHEGAITMATDVKAQGNNVRIEEMADDVIAQQTSEITRMRAMP, via the coding sequence GTGCCCTTACGCCGTGTGTCGCGCGCACCCCTCGCCACCACCGCACTGGTCGCCCTGGCCGTGCTCGGGCTCGGGGCCTGTGACTCCGCTCCGGACCCGAAGCCGGCCTCGGCGACCGCCCCCTCGGTGCTGGTGCCCGGCAAGCCCGGCGAGGCGAACCGCACGATGTCCGCCGAGGACGCACAGGCCCAGCGCGTCGACGACGACACCCCCAACACGGCGGACGTCGGCTACGCCCGAATGATGATCGAGCACCACACTCAGGCACTGGAGATGACCGAACTGGCCCCGAAGCGCGCGCAGTCGTCGAAGGTCAAGGCGCTCGCCGAGCGGATCGCCGCCGCGCAGGGGCCGGAGATCAGCACCATGCGGGGCTGGCTGACGGAACACGGCGAGGACGAGAAGGGCGGCGGGCACGAGCACACCGTGATGCCCGGTATGGCGACCGAGGCGCAGCTGAAGAAACTGGAAGCCGCCCGGGGCAAGGCATTCGACCAGCTCTTCCTCACCCTGATGATCACCCATCACGAGGGCGCGATCACCATGGCCACGGACGTCAAGGCGCAGGGCAACAACGTACGGATCGAGGAGATGGCCGACGACGTGATCGCCCAGCAGACCAGCGAGATCACCCGGATGCGGGCCATGCCGTGA
- a CDS encoding FAD-dependent oxidoreductase: MFRVAVVGSGPSGCYTAQSLVQQDSEVLVDVLDRLPCPYGLVRYGVAPDHEKIKSLQNTLRMVLEHERVRFLGGVQVGPGGVPATRLRELYHAVVYCVGAATDRHLGIPGEDLPGSWSATEFVSWYSAHPDSAADGFVVGARSAVVIGVGNVAVDVTRMLARGLTELNPTDMPQAPLAALASSQVTDIHMVGRRGPSQARFTTKELRELGALPGTEVAVDEEELALDPAYQDPAALPAAQRRNVEALRGWANAPAAPAAARRIRLRFFLRPVELLADEGHVGAVRFERTVPDGRGGVAGTGRFEVIEAQLVLRSVGYRGVPLEGLPFDPASGTVPQLAGRVLREGVVAPGEYVAGWIKRGPTGVIGTNRPCAKETVTSMLEDAPALASADLPGDPLTALRADGIQPVEWTGWQAIERAEAELGASLGRSVAKLPDWESLLTAARPMTP; encoded by the coding sequence GTGTTCCGAGTCGCCGTGGTCGGGTCCGGGCCGAGCGGGTGCTACACCGCCCAGAGCCTGGTCCAGCAGGACTCCGAGGTGCTCGTCGACGTCCTGGACCGGCTGCCGTGTCCGTACGGCCTGGTCCGGTACGGCGTGGCGCCGGACCACGAGAAGATCAAGTCGCTGCAGAACACCCTGCGGATGGTCCTGGAACACGAACGGGTGCGCTTCCTCGGAGGCGTCCAGGTCGGCCCCGGCGGGGTACCGGCCACACGACTGCGGGAGCTGTACCACGCCGTGGTGTACTGCGTGGGCGCCGCCACCGACCGACATCTGGGGATCCCCGGAGAGGACCTGCCGGGCAGCTGGTCGGCGACGGAGTTCGTGTCCTGGTACAGCGCGCATCCCGACTCGGCCGCCGACGGTTTCGTCGTCGGAGCCCGCTCCGCGGTGGTCATCGGCGTGGGCAACGTCGCCGTGGACGTCACCCGGATGCTGGCCCGGGGCCTGACGGAACTGAACCCTACCGACATGCCGCAGGCGCCCCTGGCCGCACTGGCCTCCAGCCAGGTGACCGACATCCACATGGTGGGGCGGCGCGGCCCCTCCCAGGCCCGCTTCACCACCAAGGAGCTGCGGGAGCTGGGCGCCCTGCCGGGCACCGAAGTGGCCGTGGACGAGGAGGAGTTGGCTCTCGATCCGGCCTACCAGGACCCCGCCGCGCTGCCTGCCGCGCAGCGCCGCAACGTCGAGGCACTGCGGGGCTGGGCGAACGCCCCGGCCGCACCGGCCGCGGCCCGCCGGATCCGGCTGCGGTTCTTCCTGCGGCCCGTGGAGCTCCTGGCCGACGAAGGGCATGTGGGGGCGGTGCGTTTCGAGCGGACCGTGCCGGACGGACGGGGCGGGGTGGCGGGGACGGGCCGGTTCGAGGTGATCGAGGCCCAGCTGGTGCTGCGCTCGGTGGGCTACCGCGGAGTTCCCCTGGAGGGGCTGCCGTTCGACCCGGCGAGCGGCACGGTGCCCCAGCTGGCCGGCCGGGTCCTGCGCGAGGGCGTGGTCGCGCCCGGCGAGTACGTGGCCGGCTGGATCAAGCGTGGCCCGACAGGCGTCATCGGCACCAACCGGCCGTGCGCCAAGGAGACGGTGACCTCGATGCTGGAGGACGCCCCCGCCCTCGCATCCGCGGACCTCCCCGGCGACCCCCTCACGGCACTGCGGGCCGACGGGATCCAGCCGGTCGAGTGGACGGGGTGGCAGGCGATCGAACGGGCCGAGGCGGAGCTGGGGGCCTCACTGGGGCGGAGCGTGGCCAAGTTGCCGGACTGGGAATCGCTGCTGACAGCGGCGCGGCCGATGACCCCGTAG
- a CDS encoding NADH:flavin oxidoreductase/NADH oxidase, whose translation MSALFQPFRLRDVTIPNRVWMPPMCQYSAASEGPDTGAPTDWHFAHYAARAAGGTGLILVEATGVSPEGRISPYDLGLWNDTQVEAFRRITRFLVSQGTVPGIQLAHSGRKASTDRTWTGGAPLAPEAGGWQPLAPSALAFDERHPVPTELTIDQIKEIVGQFADAAGRALAAGFEVVEIHGAHGYLINEFLSPHSNHRTDAYGGSYENRTRLALEVVDAVRAVWPDDKPLFFRISATDWLEDGGWTADDTVRLAGDLQAHGVDLLDVSTGGNVSGVGIPTGPGYQVPFAARVKAETTLPVAAVGLITEVEPAEKILANEEADAVLLGRELLRSPSWARLAARELGAETQVPDQYHRSV comes from the coding sequence ATGAGCGCCCTCTTCCAGCCTTTCCGCCTGCGCGACGTGACCATCCCGAACCGGGTCTGGATGCCCCCGATGTGCCAGTACTCGGCGGCTTCCGAAGGGCCGGACACCGGCGCCCCCACCGACTGGCACTTCGCGCACTACGCGGCACGCGCGGCCGGCGGCACGGGACTGATCCTCGTGGAGGCGACCGGCGTCAGCCCTGAGGGACGGATCTCCCCGTACGACCTCGGCCTCTGGAACGACACCCAGGTCGAGGCGTTCCGCCGGATCACCCGTTTCCTGGTGTCCCAGGGCACGGTGCCCGGGATCCAGCTGGCGCACAGCGGCCGCAAGGCGTCGACCGACCGCACCTGGACGGGCGGCGCACCGCTCGCACCGGAGGCGGGCGGCTGGCAGCCGCTGGCGCCCAGCGCCCTGGCGTTCGACGAACGGCACCCGGTCCCGACCGAGCTGACGATCGATCAGATCAAGGAGATCGTCGGCCAGTTCGCGGACGCGGCCGGCCGGGCCCTGGCCGCCGGCTTCGAGGTCGTCGAGATCCACGGCGCCCACGGCTACCTGATCAACGAGTTCCTCTCCCCGCACTCCAACCACCGTACCGACGCCTACGGCGGCTCCTACGAGAACCGCACCCGCCTCGCCCTCGAGGTCGTCGACGCCGTGCGCGCGGTGTGGCCGGACGACAAGCCGCTGTTCTTCCGGATCTCGGCGACGGACTGGCTGGAGGACGGTGGCTGGACCGCCGACGACACGGTCCGCCTCGCCGGTGACCTCCAGGCCCACGGCGTCGACCTGCTCGACGTCTCCACCGGCGGCAACGTCTCCGGGGTCGGCATCCCGACCGGTCCGGGCTACCAGGTGCCCTTCGCCGCCCGCGTCAAGGCCGAGACCACTCTCCCGGTCGCCGCGGTCGGCCTGATCACCGAGGTCGAACCGGCCGAGAAGATCCTGGCCAACGAGGAGGCCGACGCGGTTCTGCTGGGCCGCGAACTGCTCCGCAGCCCGTCGTGGGCCCGGCTCGCCGCGCGTGAGCTGGGGGCCGAGACGCAGGTGCCGGACCAGTACCACCGGTCCGTGTGA